Proteins encoded by one window of Roseibium sp. Sym1:
- the rpiA gene encoding ribose-5-phosphate isomerase RpiA, with the protein MSDQFKKEAAERAAEDVTSGMRLGIGTGSTAEFFVHALARRVAAGLDVIGVPTSERTRDLALELGIRLTTLDELPELDLTIDGADELDAHLSLIKGGGGALLREKIVASASAEMIVIADASKVVETLGRFPLPIEVVPFGLESTRRSILNVLADLGLPRKLELRGGAAAPFETDGGHYILDAHLEAIADAATLADRLVAIPGVVEHGLFLKLATKAYVAGTDGVKTVLPM; encoded by the coding sequence ATGAGCGACCAGTTCAAGAAGGAAGCTGCGGAACGCGCAGCGGAAGATGTTACGTCCGGCATGAGACTGGGCATCGGGACTGGCTCGACCGCCGAGTTCTTCGTGCACGCGCTGGCCAGGCGTGTGGCGGCCGGGCTCGATGTAATCGGCGTGCCGACATCCGAGCGCACGCGGGACCTTGCTTTGGAACTCGGTATCCGCCTGACCACCCTGGACGAACTTCCCGAACTCGATCTCACCATCGATGGTGCCGACGAGCTGGATGCGCATCTCAGCCTGATCAAGGGCGGCGGAGGTGCGCTGCTGCGCGAGAAGATCGTGGCGTCCGCGTCCGCCGAAATGATCGTCATCGCCGACGCCAGCAAGGTGGTCGAGACGCTTGGCCGCTTTCCCTTGCCGATCGAGGTTGTGCCTTTCGGTCTTGAATCGACCCGGCGGTCGATCCTGAACGTCCTGGCGGATCTCGGTCTTCCGCGGAAACTGGAATTGAGGGGCGGCGCGGCGGCCCCGTTCGAAACGGATGGCGGCCATTATATCCTGGACGCTCATCTTGAGGCGATCGCGGACGCCGCGACCCTGGCCGACCGGCTGGTTGCGATTCCCGGCGTTGTCGAGCACGGCCTCTTTCTCAAA